In Cyprinus carpio isolate SPL01 chromosome A14, ASM1834038v1, whole genome shotgun sequence, a single window of DNA contains:
- the LOC109057387 gene encoding neuronal membrane glycoprotein M6-a-like yields MEEDMDEGQTQKGCMECCLKCLGGIPYPSLIATILLYAGVALFCGCGHEALSGTVTILQNYFEVIRGPGDGLDVFTIIDIIKYVIYGIASAFFVYGILLMVEGFFTSGAIKDLYGDFKITTCGRCVSAWFIMLTYIFMLAWLGVTAFTSLPVFMYFNIWTICQNMTVLEGASLCLDPRQFGVVPIGEEKTVCAGSEKFYKMCESNELDMTFHLFVCALAGAGAAVIAMIHYLMVLSANWAYVKDACKMQKYEDCKSKEEQELHDIHSTRSKERLNAYT; encoded by the exons GATGTATGGAGTGTTGTCTGAAATGTTTAGGAGGAATCCCATATCCATCCCTGATTGCCACCATCCTGCTGTATGCTGGAGTGGCGCTCTTCTGTGGATGTGGACATGAAGCTCTTTCTGGAACGGTCACCATCCTCCAGAACTACTTTGAGGTGATCAGGGGACCTGGAGATGGTCTGGATGTGTTTACAAT CATTGACATTATCAAGTATGTGATCTATGGCATTGCCTCTGCATTCTTCGTATATGGCATTCTTCTGATGGTTGAAGGCTTCTTTACCAGTGGTGCCATCAAGGACCTGTATGGAGACTTCAAGATCACCACCTGTGGGCGCTGTGTCAGCGCATGG TTCATCATGTTGACATACATCTTCATGTTGGCTTGGCTGGGTGTGACAGCATTCACCTCTTTGCCTGTCTTCATGTATTTCAACATCTGGACCATTTGCCAAAACATGACTGTTCTGGAGGGAGCAAGTTTATGTCTTGACCCGCGCCAGTTTG gTGTTGTGCCCATTGGAGAGGAGAAGACTGTATGTGCAGGATCAGAGAAGTTCTACAAAATGTGTGAATCGAATGAG cTGGATATGACTttccatttgtttgtgtgtgcattggCTGGGGCTGGAGCTGCAGTCATTGCCATG ATCCACTACCTGATGGTGCTGTCTGCCAACTGGGCCTATGTGAAGGATGCATGTAAAATGCAGAAATACGAGGACTGCAAGTCCAAGGAGGAGCAGGAGCTGCATGATATCCACTCTACACGCTCCAAGGAACGGCTCAATGCTTACACATAA
- the LOC109057384 gene encoding leucine-rich repeat, immunoglobulin-like domain and transmembrane domain-containing protein 3 — MYRLLVAQVLLSCWSVAQPFCPSQCTCVYHGRSDGTGSRSVLCNDPDMSDIPVNVPLDTVKLRVEKTAVRRVPTEAFYYLSELRYLWITYNSVTSVDPGSFYNLKVLHELRLDGNMIATFPWESLKEMPSLRTLDLHNNRLTSIPVEAAAYLVNITYLDISSNKLTTLPSDLVDIWPPFSGILPSANASQKIVLGLQDNPWYCDCRISKLIELSKMASISVVLMDQVLTCSGPENLAGVLFQRAELDQCLKPSVMVSATKITSSLGSNVLLRCDATGFPTPTLLWTRADGTAVNNTVVQESPGEGVRWSILSLHIITFKDAGDYHCKAKNVAGNAEAYITLSVDGVQTSTPSPPLNITKRPDDQTVTSFPGTRTPLYTTLTPALTTRAAMTTMPPLTTRKSPGPGGGIQRSPPAGDKPAKIQQSKGGKGSMMSEKSKKKVDLKDIEVVEVTSDTAVLLWRAEGLPSNAPLTMFYFPYDAKDDKETVDAEVGQGKLLLEYLMPNQVYTVCLVAKGSVSGKEQCVDFTTLDNGEEDGQNKVLMIASGIACAFAVPLIVVLVYKIICLCCKGNRSRNNGPDDDLSKETYVKFETLTMKQRTLNGQANDLWARRQTQESERMLLCSRSSIDSQMTYKSDSSRSEYLC, encoded by the exons ATGTATCGTCTGCTGGTGGCCCAGGTTCTTCTGAGCTGCTGGAGTGTGGCACAACCCTTCTGTCCTTCCCAGTGCACCTGTGTGTACCACGGACGCAGCGATGGCACTGGCAGCAG GTCTGTTCTATGCAATGACCCTGACATGTCAGATATTCCAGTCAACGTCCCTTTGGACACGGTGAAGCTGCGGGTGGAGAAGACGGCTGTGCGTCGAGTGCCCACGGAGGCCTTCTATTACCTGTCAGAGTTACGCTACCTGTGGATAACATACAATTCAGTCACCTCTGTGGATCCCGGCAGTTTCTACAATCTGAAAGTGCTTCATGAGCTACGGCTGGATGGGAACATGATCGCTACCTTTCCCTGGGAGTCTCTAAAAGAGATGCCCAGTCTGAGGACCTTGGACCTGCACAACAACCGCTTGACTAGTATTCCTGTGGAGGCAGCAGCTTACCTAGTTAACATCACCTACCTAGACATTTCTAGTAACAAGCTAACTACCCTTCCCTCTGACCTGGTGGACATCTGGCCTCCATTTTCAGGCATCCTGCCCAGTGCCAATGCTTCACAAAAGATTGTTCTTG GTCTACAGGACAACCCCTGGTACTGTGACTGTCGGATTTCCAAGCTCATTGAGTTGTCTAAGATGGCCAGCATATCTGTGGTGTTGATGGATCAGGTTCTGACATGCAGTGGACCAGAGAACTTAGCTGGCGTTCTGTTCCAGCGGGCTGAACTGGATCAGTGCCTCAAGCCGTCAGTTATGGTTTCAGCAACTAAGATCACTTCATCACTGGGCAGCAATGTGCTTCTGCGGTGTGACGCCACTGGTTTCCCCACTCCCACCCTTCTCTGGACCAGAGCTGATGGAACAGCAGTCAACAACACAG TTGTGCAGGAATCTCCAGGCGAGGGGGTCCGTTGGTCTATCCTCAGTTTGCACATTATCACATTTAAAGATGCAGGTGATTACCACTGCAAGGCCAAGAATGTCGCTGGAAATGCTGAGGCGTACATCACCCTGTCTGTGGATGGGGTGCAGACCTCAACACCTTCCCCTCCGCTAAACATAACCAAGCGGCCTGACGATCAAACCGTAACTTCTTTTCCAGGGACTAGGACACCATTGTATACTACCTTAACCCCTGCGCTCACAACCAGAGCTGCCATGACCACAATGCCACCTCTGACAACCAGGAAGAGTCCGGGACCAGGTGGAGGAATTCAGAGGTCCCCACCTGCTGGAGACAAGCCAGCTAAGATCCAGCAAAGCAAGGGTGGCAAAGGTTCAATGATGAGCGAAAAGTCTAAAAAGAAAGTTGATCTCAAAGACATTGAGGTAGTGGAGGTGACAAGCGACACAGCAGTCTTACTATGGAGAGCTGAAGGTTTGCCAAGCAACGCACCCTTAACAATGTTCTACTTTCCATATGATGCAAAAGACGATAAGGAGACAGTGGATGCAGAAGTTGGTCAAGGGAAGCTGCTCTTGGAATATCTGATGCCTAACCAGGTCTACACTGTGTGTTTGGTTGCTAAGGGTTCGGTGTCTGGGAAAGAGCAATGTGTGGATTTCACTACTCTGGATAATGGTGAAGAAGATGGGCAGAACAAAGTCCTGATGATCGCCAGTGGGATCGCATGTGCATTTGCAGTGCCTCTCATTGTGGTGTTGGTCTACAAGATCATATGTCTCTGCTGTAAAGGAAACAGGAGTAGGAACAATGGACCAGATGATGACCTTTCAAAAGAGACGTACGTAAAGTTTGAGACGCTCACCATGAAACAAAGGACTCTTAACGGGCAGGCGAATGATCTCTGGGCGCGAAGGCAGACTCAGGAGTCAGAGAGGATGCTCCTGTGCTCACGGTCAAGCATTGACTCTCAAATGACGTACAAGAGTGACAGCTCTAGATCCGAGTATCTGTGCTAA